A part of Ptychodera flava strain L36383 chromosome 11, AS_Pfla_20210202, whole genome shotgun sequence genomic DNA contains:
- the LOC139144601 gene encoding ras guanine nucleotide exchange factor V-like: MARKPFWDDRKKKYDAHGCTLTSVPDELWTKHKDARIVDLSLNKITSIPSQMKELTVIEELSLKDNNLQIFPDAVCQLKSLKILNLESNSFTSISYNVVQLSQLQEVNLLKSGTPTFPRMICRIQSLKRLHFGFKDLPFRVTSLPDDVLITLPLEELYLYNCNLSMFPKVIFKIKTLKVLSLVWCKISDGLNNLGELSNLKQLTLSCNELTSLPESIGNLSPLEVLYANKNKLTSLPVVMKKLSKLKTIDLDDNPFCKGKSMACENKPSKVKSIISQAPVATGGQKQPVESQPKRSVDLQPKQTTSTTGMEHLKLASRPSSLNYQGPAQTTYKQVEKSGTKQTTTPTYGGSIASIFQTKQSNVQAGKSEAKRLETPLSSVPSSYTAARTDAMPLTPGKRVMSAPLYSTSSISAPQTKQTQPSSLSYPLQATTPTEQRQSSFLTKKSGETLPQQQKQNLEELQRQRQQQMKLQQLQRQHSKEVEVPGGRRRQP; this comes from the coding sequence ATGGCAAGGAAACCATTTTGGGACGACAGGAAAAAGAAGTATGACGCACATGGTTGTACATTGACATCGGTACCTGATGAATTATGGACGAAACACAAAGATGCGAGAATTGTCGACTTGTCGCTGAATAAAATAACTAGCATACCGTCACAGATGAAGGAATTGACAGTGATTGAAGAACTCTCTCTGAAAGACAACAATTTGCAAATCTTTCCTGATGCTGTATGCCAACTGAAatccttgaaaatattaaatttggaATCGAATTCCTTCACATCTATCTCCTACAATGTCGTGCAACTCAGTCAACTGCAGGAGGTTAATCTATTGAAGAGTGGTACACCTACATTTCCAAGAATGATATGTCGCATCCAAAGTTTGAAGAGATTACACTTTGGGTTCAAGGATTTGCCATTTCGTGTCACCAGTTTACCAGATGATGTTTTGATAACACTGCCTCTTGAAGAACTCTATCTGTACAACTGTAATCTCAGCATGTTTCCCAAGGTGATCTTCAAAATCAAGACCTTAAAGGTACTGAGTCTGGTTTGGTGCAAAATTTCAGATGGGCTGAACAACCTTGGTGAACTTTCAAATCTCAAACAACTCACTTTGTCTTGCAATGAGCTAACCTCACTTCCTGAAAGTATCGGCAATCTTTCCCCACTCGAAGTACTTTATGCAAACAAGAATAAACTGACAAGTTTACCGGTCGTGATGAAGAAGCTTTCGAAATTGAAGACCATCGACTTAGACGACAATCCTTTCTGTAAGGGGAAGTCTATGGCATGTGAAAACaaaccatcaaaagttaaaagcaTAATAAGTCAAGCTCCAGTCGCAACGGGCGGACAAAAGCAACCTGTTGAGTCACAGCCAAAGCGGTCTGTTGATCTACAGCCAAAGCAAACCACGTCGACTACAGGTATGGAGCATTTGAAACTTGCGTCACGGCCAAGTTCGCTGAATTATCAGGGTCCAGCGCAGACGACATATAAACAGGTTGAGAAAAGTGGAACAAAACAAACCACGACACCAACTTACGGGGGCTCGATTGCATCGATATTTCAAACAAAGCAAAGCAACGTACAGGCTGGAAAGAGTGAAGCCAAGCGTTTGGAAACGCCACTTTCGAGCGTACCATCATCATATACAGCTGCGCGAACTGACGCAATGCCACTGACACCTGGGAAACGAGTAATGTCAGCACCGCTGTATTCGACTTCTTCGATTTCTGCGCCACAAACGAAACAGACACAACCTTCAAGTTTATCATATCCTCTTCAGGCGACGACGCCGACGGAACAGAGACAAAGCAGTTTCCTAACAAAGAAATCCGGTGAAACGTTGCCGCAACAACAGAAACAGAATTTGGAAGAACTGCAACGTCAGCGTCAACAGCAAATGAAACTACAACAGCTGCAGCGACAACACAGCAAAGAAGTTGAAGTTCCGGGAGGACGAAGACGGCAACCGTAG